CATACTTTAAAAACCTTATTCGACACCAAAAAATTGAATGATAGAAATTCACACGGGCATTGTCATATTAAATCTCATAAAAAGCCGGAAATTATATTCTTTGTTGGGTTCAAATCATCTATTTTAGGATAGTTTTAAAAGTTGAATCAGAGCACACGCTGCCGCATACGATTTAAGCGAAAAAATGAAGGTTAACCTCTAGGAAGCCCTGTTAATTATGGGTTTATATCGAATTCATAACCCGGAAGCCGAGGGTTCAAGTCCCTATCTCGCTACAAATTAAAACCGTTGATATTGAATTGTTTATACTCAATATCAACGGTTTATTTTTTTTGGTGATTACCGTATACGTTAGCGTATGCGGTTACTAAAAAAATTATATAAAACCCTGTTATTATGAAAGTTACAAATCGAGAACCTTCGAGTTTATATTGTTTTAGTTAACTATAAATTTACCATGACTACCCTAATTTTGAATTATCGGTAAAACGGGATAAACATTTGTTAGTTAAGACTATACCACGTAGCTCATGAGGGGAGCTATCCCTAACGAGTTCATCGAATCAAAATGAATGAAAATAGCTCGAATTCTCTTGTTATGACCGGTACCCAAATACGGGAGGAGGGCAAAGCTTGTACAACGAATTAATTTTATAAGAACCAAGAATAACTTATCCTATTTGATTTATTTAAACAGCAACATGGACTCCAGGATACCGTTTATTTCATTCCTTTTTTGCCTTGACACGGGAATTTCCCTATCATCTTTCATCATCATGGTGTCCCCGTCCCTTTTCCAGATGCCCTTGACAAATTGGGGGTTGATCAAATGGGATTGGTGCACACGCAGGAAGCCATAGTCCTGTAACATTTCCTCAATCTCCTTCAGTGTCCGACAAATGAGCACCTTGTTCCCGCCATCAAAGAAGAGTCTCTATTGAAATTGGGCTATCTCTTCAAACACGCTTAACTATTTTCTATGCTGGTATCAAAAGGAAATACCGATATAGAAAGTGAAAGCAACTATATTCTGGAAGACCTTAAATCTGTACTCAATCACATCGAGCAAAGTAACTTGGGAACGGAATCTGAAGAGGATTTCAATGCACTCTTCGAGGACTTGGATCTCAACTATACATAAATTGGCAGAACGGTAGTAGCGCGTAATGAGATCATTGTAAAGATTTTGACGTACCTAGACAAGATCGATTTCAAATTGGAAGAAATAGAATCAGATGTGTTGGGTGATTCCTATAAATACCTGATTGCAAAATTTGCCGCTGGTGCGGGCAAAACGGCAGGGGAATTTTATACGCACTAACAGGTTTCGAAGATTCTGGCCAAGGTGGTCACCACGGGAAAGACGAAAATACATTCTGTGTATGAGCCCACCCTTGCTATAAAAAAAGCCAAATCCACTGCTAAAAGGCTTCAAACTTGAAAAGATTTAGAGGAAGACTGAAATGGAAGAAGAAAATGGTTCAACCCTTTTCTCAATAATTTTTTGATGCTTAAGGAAGGTATTTTACGTTAAAATACTTTAAAGGAATTACTTTAGTTCAGCTTGCTCCTCCAGTTTAGAAATTTCCGTTACTGTAGATTTTAGTAAGGTTTTCAACTGCTGCTTTTTAATTTTACAATCGACACCGTGCAAATCGAATTTACATCTATGTAACATTCTACGACAATACTCCAATCGAGTAGCTACGGGCAATTTTGATATAGCCTTGTCATATATATCGTCCAGTTGGGCCAAGGGCATGGGTCCAGAGTTCAAAAACCTAAAATATCTAAATATGCGCATGGAAACGGTACCTAACAACTTACTTTTACTGCAACAATAAGCCTGCCAATCTCATTTGCATACATGATATTTTTAATGAATTTTCAAAATTTACGCGCTAAACGTTCCTTTATTGGGAAACGTGCCCACGCTTCCATTATATATCTTGAGTATTCGATTACATGACAAGAATCTAAACAACGAAATGCTCTTCACAAAAAATGCTTTTAGGCACTTAGAATCCATACAATTTGAGTAACTTGAACGAAGGAAAAGACCAGGTACCCAGTATATGAATTTTATAGATTATTATGAGGTTTTAGGATTGGACAAATCTGCTACCGAGAAGGAAATAAAGTCAGCCTACAGGAAACTGGCCCGAAAACATCATCCGGACCTCAACCCAAACAATACGGAAGCCGAAGAAAAGTTCAAGAAGATCAACGAGGCCCATGAAGTTTTAAGCGATCCTGAAAAAAGAAAAAAATACGACCAATACGGAGAGGATTGGCAACATGCGGAGGAGTTTGAGAAAGCCAAATCCCAAAGGCAGGGAAGGCCATCCGGTGGCGGTTACAATGAATATACCTACGCTAGCGGCCAGGACAGTGATTTTTCAGACTTCTTTGAATCGATGTTTGGTGGTGGAGGCGGATTTGGAAGACAACAGGGCAGGGCAAAGTACAGGGGACAGGATTATAACGCAGAGCTCCGTCTGAATCTTTCCGAGGTCATAGAAACCCATAAGCGTACCTTGACCGTAAACGGCAGGAACATTCGCATTACGATTCCCGCAGGAATTGAAGACGGACAAACCATTAAAATAAAGGGCTATGGAGGTGACGGAATATCTGGCGGCCCCAAAGGAGACCTTTACATAACATTCTCCATTTTTAATGACACTACCTTCAAAAGAGAGGGTGACAATCTGTATAAAACCATTGAAATACCCCTGATAAAAGCAGTATTAGGGGGAGAAATAGTGGTTGAAACCTTAACGGGAAAGGTAAAATTAAACGTAAAGCGGGGCACCCAAAATGGTGCTACCGTCAAACTCAAAGGGAAAGGGTTCCCAAAATATAAAAAAGATGGATTTGGCGACTTATTCATTTCCTTTAGCCCTAAGATACCGGAAAATCTGTCTACGGAACAGGAAAACCTTTTTAGGGAACTTGAAAAGTCGGGCCTTAAATAAAATACCATTATGAAAGCTACATTCATACATATTGAAGAATTCTGTACCCACCATAACATAGAGGTTTCGTTGGTTCATCAGCTTGTGGAGCTCGAAATACTTACCCTTGAAAAAGCGGATAATAGGGAAGTCATCGAGTTAAACGAACTGCCAAAACTGGAAAGAATGGTACGTCTTCACCAAGAATTGGAAATTAACCCGCAAGGACTACAAGCCATTGACCATTTGTTAGGGCAGGTTTCAAATCTTCAGGAGGAAGTGCTTAGACTTCGCAGAAGACTGAACAGGTTCGAAAAGTAACCCTTACGTCCAAGTTTACACGTTGGCCTTCCATTTTATTTGTCACATTAAAAATCTTTAACTCATGTGGTTTTTTTTTACGAATCAGAGCGAATCGCTCACCTATGATATCGTATGGCCTGCACAAATCCATTGCCCCATAAAAACCATGCGAGGTTAACGATATCAGGGTCTAGGAAATATTTAATACAGTCAATAACAAAAAATATTTTTAAATTTAACATTTATAAGGCGACCTATTAAAAACCTCTATGCTCCACATAAATTTTGAACATCCTTTTGATCAATTGCGGAAATTGGCACTCAACCTTGGTGCGGATTTTAAGGAATATCAGGATTCAGCTGTTTTAACTTTGGACAATGCTTTGGGCAAGGGCCATGTCACTACATATAGTGTCTTTGAAGGACTGAATGTAAGAATTTACGATATAACCTTTACTGAGGATCTTAACATATCCAAAATGGAGCAAGACCCCTCCATCATCTACTTTCTATATTGTGTAAAAGGTCATTTTTTTCACAGATTTGAAGACCAGGAAAACCCTAATAAAATTCACCCAAGACAAAACGTAATCTTTTCCAGTGCCGCAGAGACTCCCAATATTGTCACCTTCCCCGCCAAGGTCCACTTAAAGCTCAGTGCCATATTCGTTAGGGAAAAAGTTGGTGTCGCAAATTCCAGAAGAAAAACGATTTTGGAATCGGCTTTAGAGGAGATTACAAGTTTTATTCAAAAGGACAAGCCCTTCAGCTATTATGGGGAAATAAGTCCGTTAACTTCAAAATACGCCAACATTCTTATAGAAAACAATCGAATGGATGCCGTAGGTAAATTATTGGTAGAAGGTGCCGTAATAAATACCTTGGCCTCCCAAGTGGAGCATCATGACGCGGACAAGGATGACGTTCAAATTGGATTCCCGCTCTCCAATGCTGAAATCCTCAAGATATCTGAAGTAGCGGAACATATTGCGGAACACATTGACCAATCCTTGAATATTGACCATCTTTCAAAGTTTTTCAGTTTGTCACCAAAAAAACTTCAGGCTGGTTTTAGGCATCTATTTGGGGAAAGCCTGGGCAATTTTATCACACATTTGCGACTGGAAAAGGGAAAGGAGCTTTTACAACATTCGGACTTGACGATTTCGGAGGTATGCTACAAAATAGGCTTTTCTAGCAGAAGCTATTTCTCAAAGACCTTTTCGGAAAGATTCGGACTCTTGCCCAGCAAATTCAAAAGTTCCCTCTCCTCGGATAATCTGATTTATGAACTTACCTATAAATCCACCATGTCAGATACTATACAAATTTCAGATATTGAGGATATCATCGATGAGGCAACCGAAACCAATAAGGAAAACAACATCACCGGGTGTCTTGTTTGCCAAGACAACAACTTCTTTCAATTTTTGGAAGGCCCAAAATCCAACGTGCTCCTTGTTTACGAAAAGATAAAAAAGGACCCAAGGCACTATGACCTGGAGGTACTTACCCGCAAGGTCAATTCGCACCGCTTTTTTCCAAATTGGAGTATGGCCTTACTTTCGGATAAGGATGCGTTGGACCATACATTTAAAAACAGGACCATCAATTTAAATTTGGATACTGCCGGTATTCTTGGCAAGGAAAATGTAAGCATTAGCAGCACCGTTTTTTGGAGACGTGTCCTGAATATGATAAAAGTTTCCAAGTCCTAGTTGAACCTCCATAGCAATGTTTGGGGCCATTCTTTTCCAGGTTCTGTTCAATGAGCAGAAACCAATATTTAAATCCTGATTTGACTAAATATAAATGTCGACCGGTTCTTGTTTCGGTATCAAAATCGTAATTTCGCAACTTTGTCAATTGCTATGATCCACTACGAAGAGAATATTGAGGTAAAGGGCGCGCGCGTTCATAATCTCAAAAACATCGATGTTACCATTCCCAGGGAAAAGCTGGTCGTCATAACCGGCCTTTCTGGAAGCGGAAAATCCTCACTGGCGTTTGATACGATCTATGCCGAAGGACAACGCAGGTATATCGAAACCTTTTCAGCCTATGCCCGACAGTTTTTGGGTGGGCTGGAACGGCCGGATGTTGACAAGATAGACGGTCTATCTCCCGTAATCGCCATAGAACAGAAAACCACCTCCAAATCCCCCAGGTCTACCGTTGGGACAATAACGGAAGTCTACGATTTCCTGCGATTGCTTTTTGCCCGTGCCAGTGACGCCCATAGTTACAATACCGGTGAGAAAATGGTGAGTTACAGTGATGATCAAATAAGAGCGCTCATCATGGAAACCTATGACGGAAAGAAAATCAATATCCTTGCTCCTATCATAAAATCTAGAAAGGGACATTACAGGGAATTGTTCGAGCAAATTGCTAAACAGGGCTTCGTGAAAGTTCGAGTGGATGGTGAAATCAAGGACATCGTAAAGGGTATGAAGGTAGACCGATACAAGACCCATGACATTGAAATAGTCATAGACAGGCTTAAGGTCCAACATAGCGAAGATTTACAGAAACGATTGGCGGAAACCATCAATACGGCCATGTATAGCGGTGATAATGTTTTGATGGTCCTCGAGGAGGGGTCACAAGTCCCAAGGTATTTTAGTAGGGATTTAATGTGCCCAACCACCGGTATCTCCTACCCTAAGCCAGAACCCAATACATTTTCGTTCAACTCCCCAAAGGGCATGTGCCCCAATTGTAATGGGCTGGGACATATCTATGAGGTAAACGAGGACAAAATATTTCCGAATAAAAAACTATCCATTAAAAATGGTGCCATAGCACCCCTTGGTGAGTACAAAAAATCGTGGGCCTTCAAGCAAATAGAAACCATTGCGCAGCGATTTAATTTTGAACTGACGGACCCCGTGGAAAATATCCCCCAGGAGGCCATTGCAATTTTGCTCAATGGTGGCAATGAAAGTTTTGAGGTGGACTCTAAGACCTTGGGCGTAAAAAGGACCTATAAAATCGATTACGAAGGTATTTCCAACTTTATAAAGAACCAGTTCGAGCAAGCGGAATCGACCTCCATAAAGCGATGGGCCAAAGATTACATGGATAAAATCCAATGTCCTACCTGCGATGGCGCAAGGCTAAAAAAGGAATCCCTGTATTTTAAAATCGATGATCGAAACATTGCGGAACTTGCCAATATGGATATTGCTGAGTTGTCAACTTTTTTTGAAGGTCTGGAAAAGACCCTGGAAGGCAACCAATTGAAGATTGCGGAGGAAATCATCAAGGAAATCCGGACCCGGATTCGGTTTCTTTTGGACGTAGGACTGGACTACCTTTCCCTGAACCGTAGCTCAAAATCATTGTCCGGAGGCGAGGCTCAAAGGATTCGCTTGGCCACCCAAATAGGCTCCCAATTGGTAGGTGTACTGTATATTTTGGACGAACCCAGTATTGGCCTACATCAACGGGACAATGCCCGATTGATAAAATCCCTGGAATCCTTAAGGGACATAGGAAACTCAGTCATCGTGGTGGAACACGATAGGGATATGATCGAACGGGCGGACCATGTGATCGACATAGGCCCCAAAGCCGGTAAGCATGGTGGGGAAATTATTTCCCAAGGTGACCCAAAAGACCTAAAAAAACATCATACCCTTACGGCCGATTACATTACGGGTGTAAAGGAAATAAGGGTGCCTAAAAAACGAAGAAAGGGCAACGGTGAGAAAATTGTACTATCAGGCTGTACGGGCAACAATCTAAAAAACATCACCGTAGAATTTCCCTTAGGAAAAATGATCGGGGTTACAGGGGTATCAGGTAGTGGAAAATCCACCTTGATCAATGAGACACTTTACCCCATCATGAACGCCCATTACTTTAACGGGGTCAAAAAACCCATGCCCTATAAAAAAATTACGGGACTCGAGCATGTAGACAAGGTCATCGACATAAACCAATCCCCTATCGGCCGAACACCAAGATCCAATCCCGCTACCTACACGGGTGTATTCAGCGAAATTCGTTCCCTGTTCACAAAAACCCCGGAAGCCTCCATACGAGGTTACAAACCAGGTAGGTTTAGTTTCAACGTGAAGGGAGGAAGGTGCGAAACCTGTCAAGGGGGAGGCTTACGGGTCATCGAGATGAATTTTCTGCCGGACGTTTACGTGGAATGTGAGACATGTAACGGCAAACGTTTTAATAGGGAGACTTTGGAAATCAGGTACAAGGGCAAATCCATATCAGATGTCTTGGAAATGACCATAAACGAAGCCGTCGATTTCTTTGAGGCGATCCCCAAGATCTATAGAAAACTTAAAACCATCCAAAATGTAGGATTGGGCTATATTTCATTGGGCCAACAGTCCACGACATTATCAGGCGGGGAAGCGCAACGCATAAAATTGGCAACCGAACTTTCAAAAAGGGATACGGGAAATACGTTTTATATTCTGGACGAACCCACTACGGGCCTTCATTTTGAGGATATTAGGGTTTTAATGGAAGTTTTGGACAAACTTGTGAATAAAGGAAATACCGTTTTGGTCATTGAACACAATCTGGATGTAATAAAAATGGTAGACCACGTTATTGATATAGGATACGAGGGTGGTCGAACGGGCGGTCAATTAATTGCAGCGGGGACCCCGGAAGATATTTGTAAGGTCGAAGGCAGTTATACGGCAGAGTTTTTGAAGAAAGAATTAAAATTATAAGGCATACACATGAGAAACGAAAAACACCACAAGGGGTGGAACGAGATCAAGACGAACGATTCCTGGGCCATATTCAAGATTATGGGCGAATTCGTGAACGGTTTTGAAAAAATGAGCAAAATAGGACCGTGCGTATCCATATTTGGATCGGCAAGGACCAAGGATGATAATAAATACTATCAACTTGCCGTAAACGTTTCCAAAAAAATAGCGGAAGCAGGCTACGGCATTATCACTGGAGGCGGTCCGGGCATTATGGAGGCCGGCAACCGAGGAGCGCATTTGGCAGGTGGAACTTCCGTAGGACTCAACATAGACCTTCCGTTTGAACAACATGACAATCCATATATCGATGAGGATAAAAGCTTGGATTTTGACTATTTCTTTGTACGTAAGGTCATGTTCGTCAAATATTCCCAAGGATTTGTAGTCATGCCGGGAGGTTTTGGCACCTTGGATGAATTATTCGAGGCCATCACCTTGATCCAAACGAACAAAATAGGTAAATTTCCAATTATCCTAGTAGGAAGTGAGTTTTGGACAGGTCTGTTCGATTGGATAAAAAATACGATGCTATCCTTTGGAAATATAAGTGCGGAAGACCTAGACCTGATTAAAATCGTGGATACTGAGGATGAGGTCGTGGAAATTATCGATGCCTTCTACAAAGGCCATACCCTAAGCCCCAATTTTTAGTTTGAAATTGAAAGGGACATCACGGATAAATACATCAATACTTACCTTGCTATGTTGTGTGGCGAACTGGGTAGCCTATGCACAATACGAAACGAATCTAACCGTGAAGCTAAATGATTTTACCAAAGAGTTGGACATAAAGCAAGAGTTCAACTACTACAACGACTCCAACTATAACCTGGGAATCATTTATTTTAATGACTGGGCACATGCCTACTCAAACAAAAATACGGGGCTAGCAAAAAGATTTGCCCAAGAATTCAAAAGAAGCCTGCACTTTGCAAAAAAAAGTGAACGGGGCTATACTACCATCATCAGTGCCGTAGATGGAGAATATGAAGGTCTTGAATGGGAAAGGACAGATGAGTTTGATATCATAAAATTCAGGTTGAACAAACCTTTACCGCCCCGGGAATCGGTAAAAATAATCATTACTTATAAAGTCCAGCTTCCACCTAACAAATATACGGACTATGGGTACGACAACCAGGGCAATTACTACCTCAAGGATTGGTACCTAACCCCCGCCGTATACGATGGAAAATGGCATCTGTACTCCAATAAGAATTTGGAAGACCTGTATACCAACATGACCAAAACCACCATTGATTTTACATTTCCAAAAGGTCGTTTTTTAAATTCCAATTTCAAGGAAGCCAATAGAACGGAAATGGGCAATAGCCAGCGGGTAAATCTTGTTGCCGAAAATCAAAAAAGCGCTGAAATCTTCTTAACGGTCCAGAATCTCTTTACGACCCACATTACCCCGGAAATGAAAGTGGTGACGAGCATTTCCGCACCCAGATATGATCCTATAGAACAAGGAATATCAATTAACAGAATTACGGATTTCATTGAGAGAAAACTAGGAAAGTATCCCCATGAAAAACTATTGGTAAGTGAATTGGACTACAACAAAGACCCCCTTTACGGCATCAATCAGCTACCTTCCTTTATCAGACCGTACGAACAAAAGTTTCAGTTTGAAATGAAGTTCTTAAAAACGGCCCTGAACGGTATTCTTGAGGAGACCTTGTTTTTGAACCCCAGAAAGGAACAGTGGCTCAACAGTGCCATTGCCAACTACCTCATGATCGAGTATGTTGATGAATTTTATCCCGATCAAAAATTGTTGGGCAACCTTTCGCGTATCTGGGGTGTTAGAAGTTTCAATTTGGCCAAAATGGAATTTAATGAACAATATCCATTTCTGTACAATTTAACGGCACGGAAAAATTTGGACCAAGCGCTCACTACCCCTAACGATTCCTTGATCAAATTCAACCAGAAAATTGCCAATAAATATAAGGCCGGACTGGGATTGGCCTACCTAGCAAATTATATTGGAAAGGAAAAAGTAGACCAGAGCATAAAGACATTTTTTGAGTATTACCAATTAAATAAGGTAAAGATCCTTGATTTTGAATCCATCCTAAAAAGATCCACCGAAAAGGATATCAATTGGTTTTTTAGTGAATACGTATCAACGGACAGAAAGATAGATTTCAAGATAAAAAAGGTTGATAAATCCCAAGACTCCTTGGAGGTAACCATAAAGAACAAGGAGGGAACCAATGTGCCCATAAGTATGTTTGGGTTAAAAAACGACACCGTGGTCTCCAAATACTGGTTCAAGGATATTGAGTCCTTGGAAACCTTTACCATACCCAACAACCAGGAAAATCGGTTAGTGCTCAATTACGATCAAAAGATACCGGAATTCAACCAACGGGACAATTGGAAATCCCTGAAAGGTTTTTTATCCAGTAACAAGAAATTAAAGTTCACTTTTTTCAAGGATTCGGAGAACCCGTATTACAATCAGGTTTTTTATGTGCCAGTCCTAAATTTCAACATTTACGATGGTTGGGTACCGGGCATGCGGCTTTACAACAAAACCCTGTTGGAACGCCCATTTATATATGATTTTGCCCCCTCCTACTCCTTTAGAGAAAACGCCTTTGTAGGGTACGGAAAGTTCAGTTATCGTAAATACCTGAGCAAGAGCGGACTCTACGTTGCCAATTATTCCTTGGGAGGTTCCACATCGCACTTCAATGTGAATTCCAGGTATACTTCCATAACGCCCGCGTTGAGCTTTGGATGGCGGCCCGAGGACCTTATTTCCAATAAAAGACAGGTTTTATCATTTAGGTTTGTGAACATTCTAAGGGACTTTGACGAAAGTCTGATCGACTTGGCCAACGACCCTGATAACCCGGATTACAGCGTATTCAATATCCGATACTTGAATAGGGACAACGATATTCTTGATTATAAATCGTGGTTCCTCGACTTTCAATTGGCCGGAAAGTTCAGCAAACTTTCCTTTGAATACGAATACAGAAAATTGTTCGAGAGCAATAGGCAATTTAATTTTAGATTTTTTGCCGGAAAGTTCTTAAGCAATAATACCAATTCCAATTTTTTCAGCTTTGCACTGGACCGCCCAACGGATTACTTGTTCGATTACAGTTATTTGGGCCGTTCAGAAGATACCGGCATCTACAGCCAACAGATAATAATCGCGGAGGGAGGTTTCAAGTCCTTTTTGGACGAGCGTTACCGGTTTTCCGATAATTGGATGGCCACCGTAAATACCAGCTTTAATCTGTGGAAATGGATAGAATTGTATGGTGACGCAGGATTAGTTAAAAACAATGGCCTCAGTGAAAAGTTTGTATATGATTCCGGTGTGCGCCTTAATTTGGTCACGGATTATTTTGAACTTTATTTTCCCTTGTATTCCAACAACGGGTGGGAAATTTCACAACCGGATTACGGTGAAAAAATACGTTTTATCATTACTGTAAGTCCAAAAACCCTGACGGGCCTATTTACAAGAAAATGGTTTTGAATTGGGAATTTTCAATGAATTGCCCTCCTAGCCCAATTCTACTGAGAATTTCACAAAATATTCAATTTCAAATAACATTTTCGCAACGGATAATGCGTAAACCGGATTGCTAAAACGATTTCAATTCGGTATTTTTGTGAAAATTCGAAAAATACATGAAGGTTTCTTCCAAAACTAGCACTGATATATCATTTGAAGATTTTAAGGAACAGATTATAAATGACTATAAAATTGCTTTTTTAAGTAGGACTTGTAGCCTACTTGG
Above is a window of Maribacter algicola DNA encoding:
- a CDS encoding chaperone modulator CbpM; protein product: MKATFIHIEEFCTHHNIEVSLVHQLVELEILTLEKADNREVIELNELPKLERMVRLHQELEINPQGLQAIDHLLGQVSNLQEEVLRLRRRLNRFEK
- a CDS encoding N-6 DNA methylase, with the translated sequence MTYLDKIDFKLEEIESDVLGDSYKYLIAKFAAGAGKTAGEFYTH
- a CDS encoding BLUF domain-containing protein, coding for MLHINFEHPFDQLRKLALNLGADFKEYQDSAVLTLDNALGKGHVTTYSVFEGLNVRIYDITFTEDLNISKMEQDPSIIYFLYCVKGHFFHRFEDQENPNKIHPRQNVIFSSAAETPNIVTFPAKVHLKLSAIFVREKVGVANSRRKTILESALEEITSFIQKDKPFSYYGEISPLTSKYANILIENNRMDAVGKLLVEGAVINTLASQVEHHDADKDDVQIGFPLSNAEILKISEVAEHIAEHIDQSLNIDHLSKFFSLSPKKLQAGFRHLFGESLGNFITHLRLEKGKELLQHSDLTISEVCYKIGFSSRSYFSKTFSERFGLLPSKFKSSLSSDNLIYELTYKSTMSDTIQISDIEDIIDEATETNKENNITGCLVCQDNNFFQFLEGPKSNVLLVYEKIKKDPRHYDLEVLTRKVNSHRFFPNWSMALLSDKDALDHTFKNRTINLNLDTAGILGKENVSISSTVFWRRVLNMIKVSKS
- the uvrA gene encoding excinuclease ABC subunit UvrA; translated protein: MIHYEENIEVKGARVHNLKNIDVTIPREKLVVITGLSGSGKSSLAFDTIYAEGQRRYIETFSAYARQFLGGLERPDVDKIDGLSPVIAIEQKTTSKSPRSTVGTITEVYDFLRLLFARASDAHSYNTGEKMVSYSDDQIRALIMETYDGKKINILAPIIKSRKGHYRELFEQIAKQGFVKVRVDGEIKDIVKGMKVDRYKTHDIEIVIDRLKVQHSEDLQKRLAETINTAMYSGDNVLMVLEEGSQVPRYFSRDLMCPTTGISYPKPEPNTFSFNSPKGMCPNCNGLGHIYEVNEDKIFPNKKLSIKNGAIAPLGEYKKSWAFKQIETIAQRFNFELTDPVENIPQEAIAILLNGGNESFEVDSKTLGVKRTYKIDYEGISNFIKNQFEQAESTSIKRWAKDYMDKIQCPTCDGARLKKESLYFKIDDRNIAELANMDIAELSTFFEGLEKTLEGNQLKIAEEIIKEIRTRIRFLLDVGLDYLSLNRSSKSLSGGEAQRIRLATQIGSQLVGVLYILDEPSIGLHQRDNARLIKSLESLRDIGNSVIVVEHDRDMIERADHVIDIGPKAGKHGGEIISQGDPKDLKKHHTLTADYITGVKEIRVPKKRRKGNGEKIVLSGCTGNNLKNITVEFPLGKMIGVTGVSGSGKSTLINETLYPIMNAHYFNGVKKPMPYKKITGLEHVDKVIDINQSPIGRTPRSNPATYTGVFSEIRSLFTKTPEASIRGYKPGRFSFNVKGGRCETCQGGGLRVIEMNFLPDVYVECETCNGKRFNRETLEIRYKGKSISDVLEMTINEAVDFFEAIPKIYRKLKTIQNVGLGYISLGQQSTTLSGGEAQRIKLATELSKRDTGNTFYILDEPTTGLHFEDIRVLMEVLDKLVNKGNTVLVIEHNLDVIKMVDHVIDIGYEGGRTGGQLIAAGTPEDICKVEGSYTAEFLKKELKL
- a CDS encoding LOG family protein, whose protein sequence is MRNEKHHKGWNEIKTNDSWAIFKIMGEFVNGFEKMSKIGPCVSIFGSARTKDDNKYYQLAVNVSKKIAEAGYGIITGGGPGIMEAGNRGAHLAGGTSVGLNIDLPFEQHDNPYIDEDKSLDFDYFFVRKVMFVKYSQGFVVMPGGFGTLDELFEAITLIQTNKIGKFPIILVGSEFWTGLFDWIKNTMLSFGNISAEDLDLIKIVDTEDEVVEIIDAFYKGHTLSPNF
- a CDS encoding LytTR family DNA-binding domain-containing protein — protein: MLQDYGFLRVHQSHLINPQFVKGIWKRDGDTMMMKDDREIPVSRQKRNEINGILESMLLFK
- a CDS encoding M1 family aminopeptidase; translated protein: MANWVAYAQYETNLTVKLNDFTKELDIKQEFNYYNDSNYNLGIIYFNDWAHAYSNKNTGLAKRFAQEFKRSLHFAKKSERGYTTIISAVDGEYEGLEWERTDEFDIIKFRLNKPLPPRESVKIIITYKVQLPPNKYTDYGYDNQGNYYLKDWYLTPAVYDGKWHLYSNKNLEDLYTNMTKTTIDFTFPKGRFLNSNFKEANRTEMGNSQRVNLVAENQKSAEIFLTVQNLFTTHITPEMKVVTSISAPRYDPIEQGISINRITDFIERKLGKYPHEKLLVSELDYNKDPLYGINQLPSFIRPYEQKFQFEMKFLKTALNGILEETLFLNPRKEQWLNSAIANYLMIEYVDEFYPDQKLLGNLSRIWGVRSFNLAKMEFNEQYPFLYNLTARKNLDQALTTPNDSLIKFNQKIANKYKAGLGLAYLANYIGKEKVDQSIKTFFEYYQLNKVKILDFESILKRSTEKDINWFFSEYVSTDRKIDFKIKKVDKSQDSLEVTIKNKEGTNVPISMFGLKNDTVVSKYWFKDIESLETFTIPNNQENRLVLNYDQKIPEFNQRDNWKSLKGFLSSNKKLKFTFFKDSENPYYNQVFYVPVLNFNIYDGWVPGMRLYNKTLLERPFIYDFAPSYSFRENAFVGYGKFSYRKYLSKSGLYVANYSLGGSTSHFNVNSRYTSITPALSFGWRPEDLISNKRQVLSFRFVNILRDFDESLIDLANDPDNPDYSVFNIRYLNRDNDILDYKSWFLDFQLAGKFSKLSFEYEYRKLFESNRQFNFRFFAGKFLSNNTNSNFFSFALDRPTDYLFDYSYLGRSEDTGIYSQQIIIAEGGFKSFLDERYRFSDNWMATVNTSFNLWKWIELYGDAGLVKNNGLSEKFVYDSGVRLNLVTDYFELYFPLYSNNGWEISQPDYGEKIRFIITVSPKTLTGLFTRKWF
- a CDS encoding DnaJ C-terminal domain-containing protein, whose protein sequence is MNFIDYYEVLGLDKSATEKEIKSAYRKLARKHHPDLNPNNTEAEEKFKKINEAHEVLSDPEKRKKYDQYGEDWQHAEEFEKAKSQRQGRPSGGGYNEYTYASGQDSDFSDFFESMFGGGGGFGRQQGRAKYRGQDYNAELRLNLSEVIETHKRTLTVNGRNIRITIPAGIEDGQTIKIKGYGGDGISGGPKGDLYITFSIFNDTTFKREGDNLYKTIEIPLIKAVLGGEIVVETLTGKVKLNVKRGTQNGATVKLKGKGFPKYKKDGFGDLFISFSPKIPENLSTEQENLFRELEKSGLK